A genome region from Sus scrofa isolate TJ Tabasco breed Duroc unplaced genomic scaffold, Sscrofa11.1 Contig1206, whole genome shotgun sequence includes the following:
- the AGPAT2 gene encoding 1-acyl-sn-glycerol-3-phosphate acyltransferase beta precursor: MDVWPWLSAALLLLLLLVQLSRSAKFYAKIGLYCALCFTVSIVAAATCLLRHGGRTVENMSIISWFVRSFKYLYGLRFEIKGRQRLDEDRSCVIISNHQSILDMMGLMEALPDRCVQIAKRELLFLGPVGLIMYLGGVIFINRQRSQTAVSALADVGERMVREKLKVWIYPEGTRNDNGDLLPFKKGAFYLAIQAQVPIVPVVYSSFSSFYDSRTKLFTSGTIKVEVLDAVPTRGLTVADIPRLMDTCYQAMRTSFFSISKTPQENGAPAGPAAQPAQ; this comes from the exons ATGGACGTCTGGCCGTGGCTGAGCGcagcgctgctgctgctgctgctgctggtgcagTTGAGCCGCTCGGCCAAGTTCTACGCCAAGATCGGCTTGTACTGCGCGCTCTGCTTCACGGTCTCCATCGTGGCCGCGGCCACCTGCCTGCTGCGCCACGGCGGCCGAACGGTGGAGAACATGAG CATCATCAGCTGGTTCGTCCGCTCCTTCAAGTACTTATACGGCCTTCGCTTTGAGATAAAGGGCCGCCAGCGGCTGGACGAGGACCGCTCGTGCGTCATCATCTCCAACCACCAGAGCATCCTGGACATGATGG gcCTCATGGAGGCCCTGCCCGATCGCTGTGTGCAGATCGCCAAGCGGGAGCTGCTTTTCCTGGGGCCCGTGGGCCTGATCATGTACCTGGGAGGCGTCATATTCATCAACAGGCAGCGCTCCCAGACGGCCGTGAGCGCCTTGGCCGACGTGGGCGAGCGCATGGTCAGGGAGAAG CTCAAAGTGTGGATCTACCCCGAGGGCACACGGAATGACAACGGGGACCTGCTGCCCTTCAAGAAAGGTGCCTTCTACCTGGCGATCCAGGCCCAG GTGCCCATCGTGCCCGTGGTGTACTCCAGCTTCTCCTCCTTCTACGACTCCAGGACGAAGCTCTTCACCTCAG gaACCATCAAGGTGGAGGTGCTGGATGCCGTCCCCACCCGCGGCCTCACTGTCGCCGACATCCCCAGGCTCATGGACACCTGCTACCAGGCCATGAGGACCAGCTTCTTCAGCATATCCAAGACCCCCCAGGAGAACGGGGCCCCCGCAGGGCCCGCTGCCCAGCCAGCCCAGTAG
- the EGFL7 gene encoding epidermal growth factor-like protein 7 isoform X2 — protein MWGSRELLLVWFLVLAAGGTEHVYRPGRRVCVVGVPRGPVSESFVQRVYQPFLTTCDGYRACSTYRTIYRTAYRRSPGPAPARPRYACCPGWKRTSGLPGACGAAICHPPCQNGGSCVRPGRCHCPAGWRGDTCQTGADSAVKEEVQRLQSRVDVLEQKLQLVLAPLHSLASRALEHGLPDPGSLLAHSLQQLDRIDSLSEQISLLEEQLGSCSCKKEL, from the exons ATGTGGGGCTCCCGGGAGCTGCTTCTGGTGTGGTTCCTGGTGCTGGCAGCAGGTGGCACCGAGCACGTCTACCGGCCTGG CCGCAGGGTGTGTGTTGTCGGCGTTCCCAGGGGCCCCGTGTCCGAGTCCTTCGTGCAGCGTGTGTACCAGCCCTTCCTCACCACCTGCGATGGGTACCGGGCCTGCAGCACCTACCG gacCATCTACAGGACTGCCTACCGCCGCAGCCCTGGGCCagcccccgcccggccccgctATGCCTGCTGCCCGGGCTGGAAGAGGACCAGCGGGCTCCCTGGGGCCTGTGGAGCAG CAATATGCCACCCGCCATGCCAGAACGGAGGGAGCTGTGTCCGGCCAGGCCGCTGTCACTGCCCTGCAGGGTGGCGGGGCGACACCTGCCAGACAG GAGCGGACAGTGCGGTGAAGGAGGAAGTGCAGAGGCTTCAGTCAAGGGTGGACGTGCTGGAGCAG AAGCTGCAGCTCGTGCTGGCGCCGCTGCACAGCCTGGCGTCTCGCGCCCTGGAGCACGGGCTCCCTGACCCCGGCAGCCTCCTGGCCCACTCCCTCCAGCAGCTGGACCGCATCGACTCTCTGAGCGAGCAGATCTCCCTCCTGGAGGAGCAGCTGGGCTCCT GTTCCTGCAAGAAGGAGCTGTGA
- the EGFL7 gene encoding epidermal growth factor-like protein 7 isoform X1: MGTGPAAPTGPSTGLPTAAALGQPPPGPAMPAARAGRGPAGSLGPVEQQYATRHARTEGAVSGQAAVTALQGGGATPARQMWMNAVLEGAAVPSTVSTPQAVTGVTVRRGTAHLWTGHSACPGEGPPGWPQTPQQPSTESTARTSAGTTLGSAGTGDPDLTERGPGGCVCPEPPPSPQVGPGGRPGPRMGERGSPRQGGCAPHPERWLRTGYEASLRGVQRGSRAPLTRPLALPGADSAVKEEVQRLQSRVDVLEQKLQLVLAPLHSLASRALEHGLPDPGSLLAHSLQQLDRIDSLSEQISLLEEQLGSCSCKKEL; encoded by the exons ATGGGTACCGGGCCTGCAGCACCTACCG gacCATCTACAGGACTGCCTACCGCCGCAGCCCTGGGCCagcccccgcccggccccgctATGCCTGCTGCCCGGGCTGGAAGAGGACCAGCGGGCTCCCTGGGGCCTGTGGAGCAG CAATATGCCACCCGCCATGCCAGAACGGAGGGAGCTGTGTCCGGCCAGGCCGCTGTCACTGCCCTGCAGGGTGGCGGGGCGACACCTGCCAGACAG ATGTGGATGAATGCAGTGCTGGAGGGGGCGGCTGTCCCCAGCACTGTGTCAACACCGCAGGCAGTTACTGGTGTCACTGTCCGGAGGGGCACAGCCCATCTGTGGACAGGGCATTCTGCCTGCCCAGGAGAGGGACCTCCAGGGTGGCCCCAAACCCCACAACAG CCCAGCACCGAGAGCACGGCGCGGACCTCGGCTGGAACCACCCTCGGCTCGGCGGGGACCGGGGACCCCGACCTAACGGAGAGGGGGCCCGGGGGCTGCGTCTGCCCAGagccacctcccagcccccaggtcGGCCCAGGTGGACGGCCAGGGCCCCGGATGGGGGAGAGGGGCTCGCCACGACAGGGGGGCTGTGCCCCACACCCGGAGCGGTGGCTCCGCACGGGGTACGAGGCCAGCCTGCGGGGGGTGCAGCGTGGAAGCCGGGCGCCCCTGACTCGGCCGCTGGCTCTCCCAGGAGCGGACAGTGCGGTGAAGGAGGAAGTGCAGAGGCTTCAGTCAAGGGTGGACGTGCTGGAGCAG AAGCTGCAGCTCGTGCTGGCGCCGCTGCACAGCCTGGCGTCTCGCGCCCTGGAGCACGGGCTCCCTGACCCCGGCAGCCTCCTGGCCCACTCCCTCCAGCAGCTGGACCGCATCGACTCTCTGAGCGAGCAGATCTCCCTCCTGGAGGAGCAGCTGGGCTCCT GTTCCTGCAAGAAGGAGCTGTGA
- the EGFL7 gene encoding epidermal growth factor-like protein 7 isoform X3 — translation MWGSRELLLVWFLVLAAGGTEHVYRPGRRVCVVGVPRGPVSESFVQRVYQPFLTTCDGYRACSTYRTIYRTAYRRSPGPAPARPRYACCPGWKRTSGLPGACGAAICHPPCQNGGSCVRPGRCHCPAGWRGDTCQTDVDECSAGGGGCPQHCVNTAGSYWCHCPEGHSPSVDRAFCLPRRGTSRVAPNPTTGADSAVKEEVQRLQSRVDVLEQKLQLVLAPLHSLASRALEHGLPDPGSLLAHSLQQLDRIDSLSEQISLLEEQLGSCSCKKEL, via the exons ATGTGGGGCTCCCGGGAGCTGCTTCTGGTGTGGTTCCTGGTGCTGGCAGCAGGTGGCACCGAGCACGTCTACCGGCCTGG CCGCAGGGTGTGTGTTGTCGGCGTTCCCAGGGGCCCCGTGTCCGAGTCCTTCGTGCAGCGTGTGTACCAGCCCTTCCTCACCACCTGCGATGGGTACCGGGCCTGCAGCACCTACCG gacCATCTACAGGACTGCCTACCGCCGCAGCCCTGGGCCagcccccgcccggccccgctATGCCTGCTGCCCGGGCTGGAAGAGGACCAGCGGGCTCCCTGGGGCCTGTGGAGCAG CAATATGCCACCCGCCATGCCAGAACGGAGGGAGCTGTGTCCGGCCAGGCCGCTGTCACTGCCCTGCAGGGTGGCGGGGCGACACCTGCCAGACAG ATGTGGATGAATGCAGTGCTGGAGGGGGCGGCTGTCCCCAGCACTGTGTCAACACCGCAGGCAGTTACTGGTGTCACTGTCCGGAGGGGCACAGCCCATCTGTGGACAGGGCATTCTGCCTGCCCAGGAGAGGGACCTCCAGGGTGGCCCCAAACCCCACAACAG GAGCGGACAGTGCGGTGAAGGAGGAAGTGCAGAGGCTTCAGTCAAGGGTGGACGTGCTGGAGCAG AAGCTGCAGCTCGTGCTGGCGCCGCTGCACAGCCTGGCGTCTCGCGCCCTGGAGCACGGGCTCCCTGACCCCGGCAGCCTCCTGGCCCACTCCCTCCAGCAGCTGGACCGCATCGACTCTCTGAGCGAGCAGATCTCCCTCCTGGAGGAGCAGCTGGGCTCCT GTTCCTGCAAGAAGGAGCTGTGA